In the genome of Amphiura filiformis chromosome 4, Afil_fr2py, whole genome shotgun sequence, one region contains:
- the LOC140149973 gene encoding insulin receptor substrate 1-B-like, with protein sequence MSFEKENIPSGVGGNMADVKKSGYLKKLKTMRKKFFVLRGESSTGPARLEYYDNEKKFRTGSLTKRTIYLRSCFNINRKSDGKNKCALALYTRDDCFAMVADDEETLSEWLQALLEQQQAGLDGAPVPAFGKCLSSQLSTYGKLWWKPKGLGSSKNLSGNYRLCLTSTTINLVKMNCENEDWEFSVSQITSNVGMCCMCNTCI encoded by the exons ATGTCATTTGAAAAGGAGAACATCCCAAGCGGAGTTGGTGGAAATATGGCAGATGTCAAGAAATCTGGTTACCTAAAGAAACTAAAG ACAATGAGAAAGAAGTTCTTTGTGCTGCGTGGGGAAAGCAGCACCGGTCCTGCCCGTTTGGAATATTACGACAACGAGAAGAAGTTCCGTACTGGAAGTCTGACCAAACGTACAATCTACCTGCGCTCGTGCTTCAATATCAACCGTAAATCGGATGGTAAAAATAAGTGTGCATTAGCACTGTATACGCGGGATGATTGTTTTGCCATGGTAGCTGATGATGAAGAGACATTGAGTGAATGGCTGCAGGCTTTGCTGGAACAGCAGCAAGCTGGGCTAGATGGTGCACCAGTTCCTGCATTTGGTAAGTGTCTATCATCTCAATTG AGCACGTATGGCAAGTTATGGTGGAAGCCCAAAGGTTTAGGATCCAGCAAAAATCTGAGTGGCAATTATCGTCTGTGTCTCACATCGACGACCAtcaatcttgtcaaaatgaactGTGAGAATGAAGACTGGGAATTTTCTGTAAGTCAAATTACATCAAATGTTGGGATGTGTTGCATGtgcaatacatgtatataa